One Trichoderma atroviride chromosome 7, complete sequence DNA segment encodes these proteins:
- a CDS encoding uncharacterized protein (TransMembrane:12 (i43-61o89-110i117-134o140-163i175-197o209-227i309-333o345-367i374-398o418-438i458-479o491-509i)), giving the protein MDSSQAPLISSNRHDDDAPYDTVDDEPGSRATAGKATNGRPGLFVLILTFAAGISGLLFGYDTGVISATLVSIGKALSDRDLTSMDKSIITSSTSLFALLVSPFSSLIADRLGRKRVILYADVLFIIGAVLQAVSSTVPAMVAGRCIIGAAVGAASFVVPLYIAEIAPSSYRGRLVTINVLFITLGQMAAYIIGWVLSTYASKESGWRWMVGLGALPAALQGALVAFMPETPRWLVKAGRSEDAKRVVQKVNGVQGRFDGTADAIIKEIELEIREEDETRLLQDRQTFGPWNGLYVWFELLGEGKHRRALAIACLLQGLQQLSGFNSLMYFSATIFSIMGFESPTLTSLIVAVTNFVFTLVALGLIDKIGRRRILLYSIPMMALGLLLAAGGFSYLSLDQAPDTRSSDTASVNEGQGRSGPAIVVLVSIMIYVASYALGLGNVPWMQSELFPLSVRSVGSGVATATNWAANFAVGLTFLPMMDALSPSWTFVLYAGICTVGLGLVWRIYPETAGLSLEEATALLDNGWGVR; this is encoded by the exons ATGGATAGCTCACAAGCGCCGCTCATCTCGAGCAACCgccacgacgacgatgcgccCTACGATACTGTCGACGACGAGCCTGGGTCGAGGGCTACAGCGGGAAAGGCGACAAATGGACGGCCTGGCCTGTTCGTCCTGATTTTGACATTTGCTGCTGGAATTAGCGGGCTATTATTTGGAT ATGACACCGGCGTTATATCTGCCACGCTCGTCTCGATCGGAAAGGCGTTGTCGGACCGAGACCTCACTTCGATGGACAAATCAATCATCACTTCTTCGACCTCCCTTTTCGCACTGCTCGTCTCGCCATTCTCGTCTCTTATTGCCGACCGCTTAGGCCGCAAACGGGTGATTCTATACGCCGACGTGCTGTTCATCATCGGGGCTGTTCTGCAGGCTGTCAGCTCTACCGTTCCGGCTATGGTGGCTGGTCGCTGCATTATCGGCGCGGCAGTGGGTGCTGCGAGTTTTGTGGTGCCGTTATACATTGCTGAGATTGCACCGTCGTCATATCGAGGCCGTTTGGTGACTATCAATGTGCTGTTTATCACGCTTGGGCAGATGGCGGCCTACATTATCGGCTGGGTATTGTCTACATATGCGTCAAAAGAAAGTGGGTGGCGGTGGATGGTGGGCTTGGGAGCTTTGCCAGCGGCTTTGCAAGGTGCTCTCGTGGCCTTTATGCCGGAAACACCGCGGTGGTTGGTAAAGGCTGGGAGGTCTGAAGATGCCAAGCGCGTTGTTCAAAAGGTCAATGGCGTGCAAGGGCGGTTTGATGGCACTgcagatgccatcatcaaggagattgaaCTTGAGATCCgggaagaggacgaaacaCGGCTGCTACAGGATCGTCAGACGTTTGGCCCGTGGAATGGACTCTATGTGTGGTTCGAGCTGTTGGGCGAAGGGAAACATCGCCGCGCACTCGCAATTGCATGTCTCTTGCAGGGCTTGCAGCAGTTGAGCGGATTT AACTCGCTCATGTACTTCTCGGCCACCATATTCTCCATCATGGGATTTGAAAGCCCTACCTTGACATCGCTCATCGTTGCCGTGACCAACTTTGTCTTCACGCTCGTTGCGCTGGGTCTCATTGATAAGATTGGCCGCCGACGGATCTTACTCTATTCAATACCCATGATGGCTCTGGGGCTGCTACTAGCTGCGGGTGGATTCTCATATCTGTCTCTGGACCAGGCGCCAGACACTCGCAGCAGTGACACGGCATCGGTAAATGAAGGCCAGGGAAGAAGCGGCCCCGCCATTGTCGTCCTTGTCAGCATCATGATTTACGTCGCATCTTATGCCCTCGGTTTAGGTAATGTGCCATGGATGCAAAGCGAGCTATTTCCTCTATCGGTACGCTCAGTTGGCAGCGGAGTTGCGACAGCTACGAACTGGGCGGCCAACTTTGCTGTTGGACTGACCTTTTTGCCAATGATGGACGCGCTGAGTCCATCCTGGACTTTTGTGCTCTATGCCGGAATCTGTACTGTTGGGCTTGGCCTTGTCTGGCGAATATATCCCGAGACGGCAGGGCTGAGTCTGGAGGAGGCCACGGCGTTGCTAGACAATGGATGGGGCGTACGATAG
- a CDS encoding uncharacterized protein (MEROPS:MER0123739) — protein sequence MPTEGVYIRPNGQKTFIPLENNPEVFTSLVHDLGVSPDLGFYDVYSLDDADLLSLVPRPVLALIFIAPEPVYYALRNQDGTTVSPPQLTYDKSGDEEPIIWWQQTIGHSCGLMALLHSVANGEARKFVLKDSFLDGLLNQATPLKPVERAAALYNNEELEKKHMKAARTGNSQPPGANEENFNHFISFVKGKDGHLWELEGATDGPLDRGLMREGDDVLSEGGAGFGCAQVFKGQQWEPKL from the coding sequence ATGCCAACTGAAGGCGTCTACATCCGTCCAAACGGACAAAAAACGTTCATCCCTCTAGAAAACAACCCCGAGGTCTTCACATCTCTCGTTCACGACCTCGGCGTCTCACCCGATCTCGGATTCTACGACGTCTACAGtcttgacgatgccgatcTCCTCTCGTTGGTGCCTCGCCCCGTCCTGGCGCTCATATTCATCGCGCCAGAGCCCGTGTACTATGCTCTCCGCAACCAAGACGGAACTACCGTGTCACCGCCGCAACTGACTTACGATAAGAGCGGCGATGAAGAGCCCATCATTTGGTGGCAGCAGACGATTGGCCATTCATGCGGCCTCATGGCGTTGCTGCACTCGGTTGCTAACGGGGAAGCACGAAAGTTTGTTCTAAAGGACTCTTTCTTGGACGGGCTATTGAACCAAGCCACGCCTCTCAAGCCCGttgaaagagctgctgcgctgtACAACAACGAAGaactggagaagaagcacatgAAAGCCGCTCGAACGGGAAATTCCCAGCCGCCTGGAGCCAACGAAGAGAATTTCAACCACTTTATATCTtttgtcaagggcaaggacgGCCATCTGTGGGAGCTGGAGGGAGCCACCGATGGCCCTCTGGATCGCGGACTGATGCGTGAAGGTGACGATGTGCTCAGTGAGGGGGGCGCTGGATTTGGCTGTGCGCAAGTTTTTAAAGGTCAGCAATGGGAACCCAAACTTTAG
- a CDS encoding uncharacterized protein (EggNog:ENOG41), producing MQPQASAAQRAYSQRRSPGAADPGPPPSVRAISPGIPPGQAQRQSNVSVRSAPSSSGSRRANREGSSGSGSGSNMPLSQIEKSVTHLLVATKQLLETLTQWSRGQATDAQVSDVYVRLGYEFNMACRAFTAINVDTSDLGNVPDLLRSILEACLSQEASAESLEKYLPRIRDIIINLLHGLKRKQQRLRQKQGRDRESSVPERTTSVSTIASGSSGLTNMLEDTLESHRPSSHRPGSGPQPNGGSSPTRRFNAERDQSRGSVASEMSSVSSTTMQNMPVVPPYPAEESSMPSMPSVSPPGDLNIDSFPPPASYTAGQYLQRFSSAAKRWRFGKKSIPTILSIPDLETPWRVRERRPYASVANRDFAEQGKERGQRIAARCSVTRIRST from the exons ATGCAACCGCAAGCCTCTGCCGCTCAGAGGGCATATTCGCAGCGGCGCTCTCCAGGTGCTGCTGACCCTGGGCCTCCGCCTTCGGTTCGAGCCATTTCTCCTGGCATCCCGCCCGGCCAGGCCCAGCGACAGTCCAACGTCTCTGTCAGATCTGCTCCGTCAAGCAGCGGCTCTAGGAGAGCAAATCGCGAG GGTTCGTCCGGATCGGGAAGCGGCTCCAACATGCCATTGTCGCAAATCGAAAAGAGCGTCACGCACCTGCTCGTAGCCACAAAACAGCTTCTCGAAACATTAACGCAGTGGTCGCGCGGCCAGGCAACCGATGCGCAGGTCTCCGACGTCTACGTGCGATTAGGCTATGAATTCAACATGGCTTGCCGGGCCTTTACGGCCATCAACGTCGACACATCCGACCTCGGCAACGTCCCAGACTTGCTGCGGAGTATTCTCGAGGCCTGCTTGAGCCAGGAAGCCAGTGCCGAGAGCTTGGAGAAATATCTGCCTAGGATTCGagatatcatcatcaacctgCTCCACGGACTAAAGCGAAAACAACAGAGGCTGCGCCAGAAACAGGGACGAGATAGGGAATCTTCCGTGCCGGAGAGAACCACCAGCGTCAGTACGATTGCCAGTGGGAGCAGTGGCTTGACGAATATGCTCGAGGATACCTTGGAGAGCCATCGACCATCCTCGCATCGGCCAGGATCTGGTCCCCAGCCCAATGGCGGATCATCGCCCACGCGGCGCTTCAACGCTGAACGAGACCAGTCTAGGGGATCGGTTGCGTCAGAAATGTCCTCCGTGTCTAGCACTACTATGCAGAACATGCCTGTAGTACCGCCTTACCCAGCGGAAGAGTCGTCCATGCCTTCAATGCCGTCAGTGTCGCCACCAGGAGACCTCAATATCGATTCGTTTCCACCCCCCGCCTCCTACACCGCCGGACAATACCTCCAGCGCTTTAGCAGCGCTGCAAAAAGGTGGCgatttggaaagaagagcatccCGACGATACTCTCAATACCAGATCTCGAAACACCTTGGAGGGTCCGTGAGCGCCGTCCCTATGCTTCCGTCGCAAACCGGGACTTTGCCGAACAGGGGAAGGAAAGAGGCCAGAGAATCGCTGCGCGCTGTTCAGTCACGCGAATCCGTTCGACATAG